One genomic window of Clostridioides sp. ES-S-0054-01 includes the following:
- a CDS encoding Ig-like domain-containing protein: MLSNEIKDFVFHEFKTDADSFVKDLANVLALGNYTKEVKDISGNLMRKSLPSKEDCWNIVYPNPNFKLIKDREVSSFDEINAGEYEIITKDQISKITDSVVVRAVTRPSDRITQQTTKVGSDEISKYGLLDNDIEENTVMYLEVYFPKYLCDTELDDPTQQRDGKTVPKVVNLKTGVKDAQARNYHNCYMRIFDNPNKDYSGPAENVIDMVTGDISEFNSASSEWCKLSWFTDFDEKFKSELGITGSDALLRIPITSSLNNKTKIRVLANIHPNRVLINVTGNPNVDYEDNRYLVGQAYIGSIDSFDFAKKDIAGNFGIFTTSSSVPSIPKFNIKYSEPFNGVNILGTDGGKTSGKSVISNAGSKSAWVNIGTFPWLNNSLLSTRPVDTVIKYTYNRRDVPRDFEANIAGGKTTIYEPSLQITIGASVNNEFVSEFGLMNPNVKYYNGYGTYCITTNARTSISRERVTFPSELPITIDKPIVKDMTVEVQVTYNEQDLYNYIRRYVAQNDGKGLLNDLSYYIYGSQDGMVERPIYFYLGFDEVEERTTQEGGSNRDKYGNLIDIKYHQTYGVHTANGTTDFAMYKTDSADYFQSHYFMFSSTEQFMKKHMYGKSVYTNEYFADRIKIVHSAEGVRGALSGMIVIDAESLFPFDELIVNKTFEKYEDKPEETYIYLPLTTPYTPFANSPNERYGVGILKELKYNESNDDSKCEAALREIQDMYKDIYSCTNNEESVYFADKTNNGLEITWDSSDTNIVSFSKGADVEEPTIELKITPENPTLAVGEKKSLSLLEGEEIVVDDKVVWTSSNESIVTVSQKGELAGIKIGGAVITVRYKSRKVQTEVNVNSTDELDESDSQEEPVI, from the coding sequence ATGTTAAGTAATGAAATAAAAGATTTTGTCTTCCATGAGTTTAAAACAGATGCAGATAGTTTTGTAAAAGATTTAGCAAATGTTTTAGCTTTAGGGAATTATACTAAAGAAGTAAAAGATATATCTGGAAATTTAATGAGAAAATCTTTGCCTTCAAAAGAGGATTGTTGGAATATAGTGTATCCAAATCCAAACTTTAAACTTATAAAAGATAGAGAAGTTTCTTCTTTTGATGAGATAAATGCAGGCGAATATGAAATAATAACTAAGGACCAAATTTCTAAAATAACTGATTCTGTTGTTGTAAGAGCTGTTACGAGACCATCTGATAGAATTACTCAGCAAACAACGAAAGTTGGTTCTGATGAAATTTCAAAATATGGGCTTCTGGATAATGATATAGAAGAAAATACAGTTATGTATCTGGAAGTGTACTTTCCAAAATATTTATGTGATACAGAATTGGATGACCCCACTCAACAACGAGATGGAAAAACTGTACCAAAAGTTGTAAATCTAAAAACTGGTGTAAAAGATGCACAAGCTAGAAACTATCACAACTGCTATATGAGAATTTTTGATAATCCAAATAAGGATTATTCTGGACCAGCAGAAAATGTTATAGATATGGTAACTGGTGATATATCTGAATTTAATTCTGCTTCATCTGAATGGTGTAAACTATCTTGGTTTACAGATTTTGATGAAAAATTTAAATCAGAACTTGGTATAACTGGTTCAGATGCTCTTTTAAGAATACCTATTACATCTTCTTTAAATAATAAAACTAAAATAAGAGTACTTGCTAATATACATCCAAATAGAGTACTTATAAATGTGACAGGTAATCCAAATGTAGATTATGAGGACAATAGATATTTGGTTGGTCAAGCATATATAGGTTCTATTGACAGTTTTGATTTTGCTAAAAAGGACATAGCTGGAAATTTTGGTATATTTACAACTTCTTCATCTGTACCTTCTATACCAAAGTTTAATATCAAATATAGTGAGCCTTTTAATGGAGTTAATATACTTGGAACTGATGGTGGCAAAACATCAGGAAAGAGTGTTATATCAAATGCAGGGTCTAAGTCAGCATGGGTAAATATAGGTACATTCCCTTGGTTAAATAATTCACTACTTAGTACTAGACCAGTAGATACTGTAATAAAATATACCTATAATAGGAGAGATGTACCAAGAGATTTTGAAGCAAATATTGCAGGTGGTAAAACGACTATATATGAACCTAGTTTACAAATTACAATAGGTGCTTCTGTAAACAATGAATTTGTATCTGAGTTTGGATTAATGAATCCAAACGTAAAATATTATAACGGATATGGAACATATTGTATTACAACTAATGCAAGAACATCTATATCAAGGGAAAGAGTTACTTTTCCATCTGAATTGCCAATAACTATAGATAAACCAATAGTAAAAGATATGACAGTAGAAGTTCAGGTAACTTATAATGAACAAGACCTATACAACTATATTAGAAGATATGTAGCACAAAATGATGGAAAAGGTCTTTTAAATGACTTAAGCTACTATATCTATGGTTCACAAGATGGAATGGTTGAAAGACCAATTTATTTTTATCTAGGTTTTGATGAAGTAGAAGAAAGAACTACCCAAGAAGGTGGTTCAAATAGAGATAAGTATGGAAATCTCATAGATATAAAATACCATCAAACTTATGGTGTACATACAGCAAATGGAACAACAGATTTTGCAATGTATAAAACAGACTCTGCTGACTATTTCCAAAGTCACTATTTTATGTTCTCATCAACAGAGCAATTCATGAAAAAACATATGTATGGTAAATCAGTTTATACAAACGAATACTTTGCAGATAGAATAAAAATTGTGCATAGTGCAGAAGGTGTTCGCGGAGCTTTATCAGGTATGATAGTGATAGATGCTGAATCACTTTTCCCATTTGATGAATTAATAGTAAATAAAACTTTTGAGAAGTACGAAGATAAACCAGAAGAAACATACATATACCTTCCACTAACTACTCCTTATACTCCTTTTGCAAATTCTCCAAATGAAAGATACGGTGTGGGAATATTAAAAGAACTTAAATACAATGAAAGTAATGATGATTCTAAGTGTGAAGCTGCATTAAGAGAAATACAAGATATGTATAAAGATATTTATTCTTGTACAAATAATGAAGAATCAGTTTATTTTGCTGATAAAACGAATAATGGATTAGAGATAACATGGGATTCTTCTGATACGAATATAGTGAGTTTTTCTAAAGGAGCAGATGTTGAAGAACCTACAATAGAATTAAAAATAACTCCTGAAAATCCAACTTTAGCAGTTGGAGAAAAAAAATCTCTTTCTTTACTTGAAGGAGAAGAAATAGTAGTAGATGATAAAGTAGTTTGGACTTCATCAAATGAAAGTATAGTTACTGTTTCTCAAAAGGGAGAATTAGCAGGGATAAAAATAGGTGGAGCCGTTATAACTGTTAGATATAAAAGTAGAAAAGTTCAAACTGAAGTAAATGTAAATTCTACAGATGAATTGGACGAATCAGATTCACAAGAAGAACCTGTTATATAA
- a CDS encoding DUF5011 domain-containing protein: MIFNDLKIPRGSSFDPMQGVRSIDNIDGDVTELVTVEGEVNVNVIGQYTLKYSAPDKSGNVTTANRIITVVDTGAPIISGADNKTINLLEELDLRDGVTAIDDIDGDLTDSIVIEGVVDNTIPGDNNIVYAVEDKSKNKSTVNRVITVVDNIAPILSGVEDCTVEYGSTFDSKAGVTANDNIDGDLTSKIVIEGVVNTSVLGEQILTYKVSDVANNEASAVRKVTVVDTVKPVFSGIDDLTLNLNDNFDALEGVTAVDEVDGDLTDLITVEGGDLVDTSVVKEYQVTYKVSDKSSNETVAVRLVSVIDNIPPVLTGVEDKNIEVEPTSKEEV, translated from the coding sequence ATGATTTTTAATGATTTGAAGATACCAAGAGGGAGTTCTTTTGACCCAATGCAAGGAGTTAGATCTATAGATAATATAGACGGTGATGTGACAGAACTTGTCACAGTAGAAGGTGAAGTCAATGTGAATGTAATTGGGCAATATACTTTGAAATACTCAGCCCCAGATAAATCTGGAAATGTAACGACAGCAAATAGAATAATAACAGTTGTAGATACAGGTGCACCTATAATAAGTGGTGCTGATAATAAGACTATAAATTTATTGGAAGAACTAGACTTAAGGGATGGAGTTACAGCAATAGATGATATAGATGGAGATTTAACTGACTCTATAGTTATAGAGGGTGTAGTTGATAATACCATACCTGGAGACAATAACATTGTCTATGCTGTAGAAGATAAATCTAAAAATAAAAGTACAGTAAATAGGGTAATAACAGTTGTTGACAACATAGCACCTATATTATCTGGTGTTGAAGATTGTACTGTAGAATATGGATCAACATTTGATTCAAAAGCTGGAGTTACTGCCAATGATAATATAGATGGAGATTTAACTTCTAAGATAGTAATAGAAGGAGTGGTTAATACTTCTGTTTTAGGAGAACAAATATTAACATACAAAGTTTCAGATGTTGCAAATAATGAAGCAAGTGCTGTAAGAAAAGTCACTGTTGTTGATACTGTTAAACCAGTATTTTCAGGTATAGATGATTTAACATTAAACTTAAATGATAACTTTGATGCTCTAGAGGGTGTAACAGCTGTAGATGAAGTTGATGGAGATTTAACAGATTTGATAACTGTTGAAGGTGGGGATTTAGTTGATACATCTGTCGTAAAAGAGTATCAAGTTACTTATAAAGTATCTGATAAATCATCAAATGAAACTGTGGCAGTCAGACTAGTATCTGTAATAGATAATATACCTCCTGTATTAACTGGTGTTGAGGACAAGAATATAGAAGTAGAACCAACATCTAAAGAAGAAGTTTAA
- a CDS encoding holin: protein MKNYLKKRLRNRGFWVSLSAMLVLTIQSFGDVNILPKNYSDIVNCFLALLTALGILNDNSTENKWYLDDK from the coding sequence ATGAAGAATTATTTAAAAAAGAGATTGAGAAACAGAGGATTTTGGGTTTCTCTATCAGCAATGTTGGTACTTACAATACAATCTTTTGGAGATGTTAATATATTACCGAAAAATTATTCTGATATAGTAAATTGCTTTTTAGCATTACTCACAGCACTTGGAATATTGAATGACAATTCTACAGAAAATAAGTGGTATTTAGATGATAAGTAA
- a CDS encoding FAD-dependent oxidoreductase, whose product MNESYWFLNSNPKEYKKLGENIKVECLIVGGGITGLTTAYLLAKEGKKVALVEADKIGYGTSGRNTGKVTCQHDIFYSKIEKKYGLDKAKSYYNANNEALNLIEQIIKENNIKCDFKREPSFVFTEKEDTIKDIKDEYRTCKKIGVDCEYHETISDIPLDIKGAISFTNQGQFNPKKYIDGLAEIAVHLGVKIYEETPVVDLEKGKICRVKTRENNIIEAENVIISSHSPWYDGLNFYFAKEYAERAYLMAAVLENKLPDGMFISIDDPSITFRQYNDGNENLLIFGGGDHKVGQGGTEKEIFNDLKHYGKKVFKVKDFKCKWSAQDNMSFDNVPYIGYINKREDNIYVATGFSKWGITNGTAAGIIIKDLIVNNNSDYKDTFNPSRLGSYFSKDFIKENANVAINYVSGKLKIGSGDMPKNNGEGKIVNIDGKRYGVYKDDMGEFYIVDTTCTHLGCELNFNSEEKTWDCPCHGSRFDYKGNILEGPALKPLKLYGHGDNDVNPKLL is encoded by the coding sequence ATGAACGAATCATATTGGTTTTTAAATTCAAATCCAAAGGAATATAAAAAGTTAGGCGAAAATATAAAAGTAGAGTGTCTTATAGTAGGTGGAGGAATAACTGGATTGACAACTGCATATTTATTAGCAAAAGAGGGTAAAAAAGTAGCACTTGTTGAAGCTGATAAAATAGGATATGGAACTTCAGGAAGAAATACTGGTAAGGTAACTTGTCAGCATGATATATTTTATTCTAAGATAGAGAAAAAATATGGATTAGATAAAGCAAAATCATATTATAATGCAAATAATGAAGCTCTAAACTTAATTGAGCAAATAATAAAAGAGAATAATATCAAATGTGATTTTAAAAGAGAACCATCTTTTGTATTTACAGAAAAGGAAGATACTATAAAGGATATAAAGGATGAATATCGTACATGCAAGAAAATAGGAGTAGATTGTGAGTATCATGAAACTATATCAGATATTCCATTAGACATAAAGGGAGCTATTAGTTTCACTAATCAAGGTCAATTTAATCCAAAGAAGTATATTGATGGATTAGCAGAAATAGCAGTACATTTAGGTGTAAAAATATATGAAGAGACACCAGTAGTAGATTTAGAAAAAGGAAAAATATGTAGAGTTAAGACAAGAGAAAATAATATAATAGAAGCTGAAAATGTTATAATTTCATCTCATAGTCCATGGTATGATGGGTTGAATTTTTATTTTGCAAAAGAATATGCAGAACGTGCTTACTTAATGGCAGCAGTTTTAGAAAATAAATTACCAGATGGTATGTTTATAAGTATAGATGACCCATCCATAACTTTTAGACAATATAATGATGGAAATGAGAACTTACTAATTTTTGGAGGAGGAGACCATAAAGTTGGTCAAGGAGGAACTGAGAAAGAAATATTTAATGACTTAAAGCATTATGGAAAAAAGGTTTTTAAGGTAAAAGATTTTAAGTGCAAATGGTCAGCTCAAGATAATATGAGTTTTGATAATGTTCCTTATATAGGTTATATCAATAAAAGAGAAGACAATATTTATGTAGCTACAGGGTTCTCTAAATGGGGAATTACTAATGGAACTGCTGCAGGAATAATAATAAAAGATTTGATAGTAAATAATAATTCTGATTATAAAGATACTTTTAATCCATCAAGATTAGGTAGTTACTTTTCAAAAGATTTTATAAAGGAAAATGCAAATGTAGCAATAAATTATGTAAGTGGAAAATTAAAAATAGGTAGTGGAGATATGCCTAAGAACAATGGAGAAGGAAAGATTGTCAATATCGATGGGAAAAGATATGGTGTGTATAAAGACGATATGGGAGAATTTTATATTGTAGATACTACATGTACTCATTTAGGATGTGAACTTAATTTTAATAGTGAAGAAAAAACATGGGATTGTCCATGTCATGGTTCAAGATTCGATTATAAGGGAAATATACTTGAAGGACCAGCTCTTAAGCCATTAAAGCTTTATGGACATGGTGATAATGATGTTAATCCTAAGTTATTATAG
- the ltrA gene encoding group II intron reverse transcriptase/maturase: MFDNLYARAERNENFYKLYELIISEENILLAYRTIKSNKGSTTKGSNPHTIKDIKKWSEEEIILYVRKRLVNYNPQAIRRIFIPKHDGKMRPLGIPTIEDRIIQQCIKQVLEPICEAKFYNYSFGFRPNRSAKHAISRCYHLMQRADLHYVVDIDLKGFFDNVNHSKLLKQMYSLGIRDKRVISIISKMLKCEVIGEGIQQKGTPQGGILSPLLSNIVLNELDWWIHSQFYGMPTKHKYSCQLAHCRALKGTNLKEMHIVRYADDFKIFCRDYKTACRIKIAITDWLKDRLTLEINQDKSKIVNLRKHYSEFLGLKMKIHRKGIKDYNGNKKDKYTIKSCMSNKAVNNLTDKIKRQIKVIQHSDKPKVELAKLNQMIFGYHNYYDSASHVCKSFHTIEYNVLKYMKNRLKPFATKTGTKNNVIEKYYGESKAIKYYCQYALIPISYVKTRPPMQFKQETCDYTERGRELVHDYLKLTITSRIADMMRYFSKNESVEYNDNRISLFSAQNGQCAITKWVLKTFHFHCHHKIPKHLGGDDSYQNLVIMEGRVHKLIHTVDEELINKIVKELSLNKTQINKVNKYRVLCNLNKINVA, translated from the coding sequence ATGTTTGATAATTTATATGCAAGAGCAGAAAGAAATGAAAATTTTTATAAACTATATGAATTAATCATAAGTGAAGAAAATATCCTTTTAGCATATAGAACAATAAAGTCAAATAAAGGTAGTACAACAAAAGGTAGCAACCCACATACAATTAAAGATATTAAGAAATGGAGTGAGGAAGAAATAATATTATATGTCAGAAAAAGACTTGTAAATTACAATCCTCAAGCCATTAGAAGAATATTTATACCAAAGCACGATGGGAAAATGCGACCATTAGGAATACCAACGATTGAAGACCGTATTATTCAACAATGTATCAAGCAAGTATTAGAACCGATATGTGAAGCAAAATTTTATAACTATAGTTTTGGATTTAGACCGAATAGAAGCGCAAAACATGCAATATCAAGATGCTATCATTTGATGCAGAGAGCAGATTTACATTATGTAGTCGATATTGATTTAAAAGGATTTTTTGATAATGTTAATCATAGTAAATTATTAAAACAAATGTATAGCTTGGGCATTAGAGATAAAAGGGTAATAAGTATTATATCAAAAATGCTAAAGTGTGAAGTTATAGGTGAAGGTATACAACAAAAAGGAACTCCACAAGGGGGGATATTATCTCCACTACTATCAAATATAGTTCTAAATGAACTTGACTGGTGGATACACTCACAGTTCTATGGTATGCCAACTAAACATAAGTATAGCTGTCAATTAGCACATTGCAGAGCACTAAAAGGAACAAATCTAAAAGAAATGCACATCGTAAGATATGCAGATGATTTTAAAATATTTTGTAGAGATTATAAAACTGCCTGTAGAATTAAAATAGCAATTACAGATTGGTTGAAAGATAGATTAACTCTTGAAATTAACCAAGATAAATCAAAAATTGTAAATTTAAGAAAGCATTATTCTGAATTTTTAGGACTTAAAATGAAAATTCACAGAAAAGGAATAAAAGACTATAATGGTAACAAAAAAGATAAGTATACAATTAAAAGCTGTATGTCAAATAAAGCAGTTAATAATCTGACAGATAAAATTAAAAGACAAATTAAAGTTATACAACACTCTGATAAACCAAAGGTTGAGTTAGCAAAGCTAAATCAAATGATTTTTGGTTATCATAATTATTATGATAGTGCTTCTCATGTTTGTAAGAGTTTTCATACTATAGAATATAATGTTCTGAAGTATATGAAAAACAGGCTTAAACCTTTTGCAACAAAAACAGGAACAAAGAATAATGTAATTGAGAAATATTATGGAGAAAGTAAAGCGATTAAATATTATTGCCAATACGCACTAATACCAATCTCATACGTAAAAACAAGACCTCCAATGCAGTTTAAACAAGAAACCTGTGATTACACAGAAAGAGGAAGAGAATTAGTTCATGATTATTTAAAACTTACAATAACAAGTAGGATAGCAGATATGATGAGATATTTCTCGAAGAATGAGAGTGTAGAATATAATGATAATAGAATATCACTATTTTCAGCACAAAATGGTCAGTGTGCAATAACAAAATGGGTTCTTAAAACTTTTCACTTCCATTGTCATCATAAAATACCAAAACATTTGGGTGGTGATGATAGCTATCAAAATCTTGTAATAATGGAAGGTAGAGTACATAAATTAATACATACAGTTGATGAAGAGTTAATAAATAAAATAGTAAAAGAACTTTCGCTAAATAAAACTCAAATTAATAAAGTAAACAAATACAGAGTACTTTGTAATCTAAATAAGATAAATGTTGCATGA
- the ytvI gene encoding sporulation integral membrane protein YtvI: MDIQKQKNFIIKFTYVVLIASIIYIVLKFLLPLLMPFVISFIIASILRPIIRLITHNTNLNRTFISVVILLAFYGLCIFLLVSFGVKIFASVSDMFFRLPDIYKSSIQPTLNTLFSKIDASTPNVNLALILGWDNISQSMMSLVASVSTNALNAIASIASKTPAFMLKLIITLIASFFFTFDYQKIVNFLLKQFPEKSQFMIINIKNSSINALLKLLKAYAILLSVTFIELLIGLNLLKVENAFIIAVIIALVDILPVLGTGSILTPWMIISLINGNIHLAIGLLILYIIITVVRQILEPKVVGHQIGLYPLITLMCMFVGAQLFGIAGLFGFPIAATIIKNLHDNGIITAFK; the protein is encoded by the coding sequence ATGGACATTCAAAAGCAAAAGAATTTTATAATTAAATTTACATATGTAGTTTTAATAGCAAGTATTATATATATTGTATTAAAATTCTTATTACCATTGTTAATGCCTTTTGTAATCAGTTTTATCATTGCATCCATCTTAAGACCTATTATAAGACTTATTACACATAATACAAATTTAAATCGTACATTTATTTCTGTAGTAATACTTTTAGCCTTTTATGGACTGTGTATATTTTTATTAGTTAGTTTTGGTGTGAAGATATTTGCAAGTGTAAGTGACATGTTTTTTAGGCTTCCTGATATATATAAGTCAAGTATACAACCAACACTAAACACTTTATTTTCAAAGATAGATGCTAGTACACCTAATGTTAACCTAGCACTAATACTTGGTTGGGACAATATAAGCCAATCTATGATGTCCTTAGTAGCTTCTGTTTCAACAAATGCACTCAATGCTATTGCTAGTATTGCAAGCAAAACACCTGCGTTTATGTTAAAACTTATTATTACTTTAATTGCTTCTTTTTTCTTTACTTTTGACTATCAAAAAATAGTAAACTTTCTCTTAAAACAGTTTCCAGAAAAAAGTCAATTTATGATAATAAATATAAAAAATAGCAGTATTAATGCTCTTTTAAAACTACTAAAAGCCTACGCAATACTACTATCAGTAACATTTATAGAGCTCCTTATTGGACTTAACCTCCTAAAAGTCGAAAATGCATTTATTATAGCTGTCATCATAGCACTTGTTGATATTTTGCCAGTCTTAGGGACAGGAAGTATTTTGACACCTTGGATGATTATCTCACTTATTAATGGAAATATTCACTTAGCGATAGGACTTTTAATACTATATATAATTATAACCGTTGTTAGGCAAATATTAGAACCAAAAGTAGTAGGACACCAAATTGGTCTATATCCTTTAATAACATTAATGTGTATGTTTGTTGGAGCTCAACTGTTTGGAATAGCCGGATTATTTGGATTCCCTATCGCAGCTACAATCATAAAAAATTTACATGATAATGGTATTATTACTGCATTTAAATAG
- a CDS encoding IS3 family transposase — translation MLKKVKYPIGQVKVSDKFKTIKLMSRKYSISSMCKLIGVSRSGYYKWLSYSKKSSDRGIKDRIIKDYIIEIHKKYRGTYGRKRICTYLNKILDSPINHKRVYRLMKELGIKSIIRKKVYRRKFKSYEIYDNILNREFRANQPLEKICMDITYIPIGKKFLYMNVAKDLFNGEIVAYEISTKMDTKLVNNTVNQLINMNLAKDCILHTDQGSQYTSRSYSKRLKDNGIIQSMSRKGNCWDNAPIESFFSHFKSELIYLIDTTDPKKMISLINDYIYFYNNERIQLKNGMSPIEYRTHCA, via the coding sequence ATTCTTAAAAAAGTTAAGTACCCTATTGGACAAGTCAAAGTAAGCGATAAATTTAAAACAATTAAACTTATGTCTAGGAAGTATAGTATTTCTAGTATGTGTAAGTTGATAGGTGTGTCAAGAAGCGGTTACTATAAATGGCTAAGTTATTCTAAAAAATCTTCCGATAGGGGTATCAAAGATAGAATTATTAAGGATTATATAATTGAAATACATAAAAAATATAGAGGAACTTACGGTAGAAAAAGAATTTGTACTTATTTAAATAAAATACTTGATAGCCCTATTAATCATAAGAGAGTATATAGGTTGATGAAAGAACTAGGTATTAAATCTATTATTAGAAAGAAAGTATATAGACGTAAGTTTAAATCATATGAGATATATGATAATATATTAAATCGTGAATTTAGAGCTAATCAACCATTAGAAAAAATTTGTATGGATATAACATACATACCTATCGGTAAAAAATTCTTATATATGAATGTAGCCAAAGATTTATTTAATGGTGAAATAGTGGCATATGAGATAAGTACAAAAATGGATACTAAATTAGTTAATAATACAGTAAATCAACTAATAAATATGAATTTAGCTAAAGATTGTATTTTACATACAGATCAAGGTTCACAATATACAAGTAGATCTTACTCTAAAAGGCTTAAGGATAATGGTATTATACAATCAATGTCCCGAAAGGGCAACTGCTGGGATAATGCTCCTATAGAAAGTTTTTTCAGTCATTTTAAATCTGAATTAATATATTTAATTGATACTACAGATCCAAAGAAAATGATTAGTCTAATAAATGATTATATTTATTTTTATAATAATGAAAGAATACAATTAAAAAACGGAATGAGTCCGATTGAATATCGAACTCATTGTGCGTAA
- a CDS encoding transposase, which produces MSKKHKKYSKELKLKAVNLYIKEGYSSYKIAEMLNIRSKTQVQNWVKDYKNKGKTAFNDETRGRFKNISLENDNRKFKSVEEELKYLRMENEFLKKLSTLLDKSK; this is translated from the coding sequence ATGTCTAAAAAACACAAAAAATATAGCAAAGAACTTAAACTAAAAGCTGTAAACTTATATATAAAAGAAGGATACTCATCATACAAAATTGCTGAGATGCTGAATATAAGAAGCAAAACACAAGTTCAAAACTGGGTAAAAGATTATAAAAATAAAGGTAAAACTGCGTTTAATGATGAAACTAGGGGCAGATTTAAAAATATTAGTCTAGAAAATGATAATAGAAAATTTAAATCTGTTGAAGAAGAATTGAAGTACTTACGCATGGAGAATGAATTCTTAAAAAAGTTAAGTACCCTATTGGACAAGTCAAAGTAA
- a CDS encoding flagellar protein FliS, with protein sequence MDLSDIFEYYCKKCENTWNNSSGELLENIETYSRDSQKKSEKELDKLINTISVHLERYPNDSVLRKMWVKKGEIFLQKTLEKENIFKLEKMDIEDRKKFLDITKQFIRDVRKIDDDLPIGDIMQAMRNVWILNVLQLLFGKEVYYSKANFAYSMLYPYTDNYLDNTSINKTDKILFNNWLEKRLLGEQIKSNNYHESKVSQMIDYIESIYPREKFMEVYESLLLIFKSQVKSLEQQNKENHLCKKDLLSISIEKGGSSVLVDGYLISGLMTKEEIEFCIGYGFLLQISDDLQDIKEDLKYNHKTVMTEMAKEGTLDKVANKLINFTIELIDGFKINNKSESVITMIKNDCLMLILFSIVYNAEFFSIEYIKEIEKFIPYTIDYSLKIEGKMKEKFRSIDVLNNENEYKEMIDIICAE encoded by the coding sequence ATGGATTTAAGTGATATATTTGAATACTATTGTAAAAAGTGTGAAAATACATGGAATAATTCAAGTGGTGAATTATTGGAGAACATAGAAACATATAGTAGGGATTCACAAAAAAAGAGTGAAAAAGAATTAGATAAATTGATAAATACAATATCAGTTCATTTAGAAAGGTATCCAAATGACTCTGTATTGAGAAAAATGTGGGTAAAAAAAGGCGAGATTTTCTTACAAAAGACATTAGAAAAAGAAAATATTTTTAAGTTAGAAAAAATGGATATAGAGGATAGAAAAAAATTTTTAGATATAACAAAACAGTTTATTAGAGATGTTAGAAAAATTGATGATGATTTACCTATAGGTGATATTATGCAAGCTATGAGGAATGTATGGATTTTAAATGTATTACAATTATTATTTGGTAAAGAGGTCTATTATTCAAAAGCTAACTTTGCATATAGCATGTTATATCCATATACTGATAATTATTTAGACAATACAAGCATAAATAAAACTGATAAGATTTTATTTAATAACTGGTTAGAAAAAAGGCTCTTGGGAGAACAAATTAAATCTAATAATTATCATGAAAGTAAAGTATCTCAAATGATAGATTATATTGAAAGTATCTATCCTAGAGAAAAGTTTATGGAAGTATATGAATCACTATTATTAATATTTAAAAGTCAAGTAAAGAGTTTAGAACAACAAAATAAGGAAAATCATTTGTGTAAGAAAGATTTATTATCCATTTCTATTGAAAAAGGTGGCTCGTCTGTTTTAGTAGATGGATATTTAATAAGCGGATTGATGACAAAGGAAGAAATAGAGTTTTGTATAGGCTATGGATTTTTATTACAAATATCAGATGATTTACAGGATATAAAAGAAGATTTAAAATATAATCATAAAACTGTTATGACAGAGATGGCAAAAGAAGGTACTTTAGATAAAGTTGCAAACAAACTAATAAATTTTACTATTGAGTTAATAGATGGTTTTAAAATTAACAATAAAAGTGAATCTGTAATAACTATGATAAAGAATGACTGCTTAATGTTAATTTTGTTTTCTATAGTTTATAATGCTGAATTTTTTTCTATAGAATATATAAAAGAAATAGAGAAATTTATTCCATATACAATAGATTATTCATTAAAAATTGAAGGAAAAATGAAAGAAAAATTTAGAAGTATAGATGTTTTAAATAATGAAAATGAATATAAAGAAATGATTGACATTATTTGTGCAGAGTAG